GTCCGAACAGATTCGCTCCGCCGTGGGCATCGAGGCAGCATTCAACAAGGAAGCCCCGAGCAAACTCGACTACGCTGCCGGTTTCTACATCGAAGCTTTCCCCGACCTCGAAGACAAGGACATCAACCTGATCGAAGTCATCGTGCAGAACCTGCCGAAGTTCAAGGACATGAACACGCCCGAAGGTTTTGATCTCGACGAACTGCTGGACCAGTTGCGCGGCCCCTACGACATTGACATCGTCAAGGAAATTGACCCGAAGCCGTTCTGCCCTTGCAGCAAGGAGCGCACCGTCGCAACCCTCGCGACACTCAAGACTGCCGACCTGGAAGACCTCATGAAGGAAGGCAAAGATCTCGAAGTCGTCTGCGATTTCTGCCGCACCAAATACCAGATTACCGTAAATGATTTAAAAACAATCATAGACGAGAGAAAGTAGTCTTCTCCTAACCACGAACCACTAACCACTAATCACTATGTTTACTAAGCAATGTGTCGTTACCCTGGACCTTGAAGGAGTCCTTGCCCCCGAAATCTGGATTGCCGTCGCCGAAAAGACCGGCATCAAGGACCTGCGCCTGACTACGCGCGACATTCCTGACTACGACGTGCTCATGAAGGGCCGCATCAAGATTCTCGAACGTGAAGGCATCAAGCTTTCGGACATCCAGAATGTGATTGCAAACCTCGGCTTGCTTGACGGCGCCCGCGACTTCATGGACAAACTCCGCGACGAGACTCAGGTGATCATCCTCTCGGACACGTTCCAGGAATTCGCCTACCCCATCATGAAGAACCTCGGATTCCCGACGATCTTCTGCCACAACCTGGAAGTCGAAAACGACCGCATCAAGGGTTACCACCTGCGCATGAGCGACCAAAAAACGAAAGTCGTGAAGCACTTGCAGGACCTGAACTTCAAGGTGTTCGCCAGCGGCGATTCCTTCAACGATACGGGCATGCTCAAGCAGGCAGACAAGGGTTGCTTCTTCTGCGCACCGGATTCCATCGTG
The uncultured Fibrobacter sp. DNA segment above includes these coding regions:
- a CDS encoding Hsp33 family molecular chaperone HslO, which encodes MNFKDRIIRATGKKTPFRLIVADLTTTMNEIGKFHNAQGFALKLLAENSIASIFLSASLKFPGTVSLTTRFSGEITHIQSDSTPQGLVRAMIPQPELQAVGGNEPALLPQSVSVIKLNEMGKRVHESIIEAPSVSMGQNLATYLLQSEQIRSAVGIEAAFNKEAPSKLDYAAGFYIEAFPDLEDKDINLIEVIVQNLPKFKDMNTPEGFDLDELLDQLRGPYDIDIVKEIDPKPFCPCSKERTVATLATLKTADLEDLMKEGKDLEVVCDFCRTKYQITVNDLKTIIDERK
- the thrH gene encoding bifunctional phosphoserine phosphatase/homoserine phosphotransferase ThrH, translating into MFTKQCVVTLDLEGVLAPEIWIAVAEKTGIKDLRLTTRDIPDYDVLMKGRIKILEREGIKLSDIQNVIANLGLLDGARDFMDKLRDETQVIILSDTFQEFAYPIMKNLGFPTIFCHNLEVENDRIKGYHLRMSDQKTKVVKHLQDLNFKVFASGDSFNDTGMLKQADKGCFFCAPDSIVAQFPQLEATKTYDELLEKFHQFQATL